The following proteins are encoded in a genomic region of Necator americanus strain Aroian chromosome II, whole genome shotgun sequence:
- a CDS encoding hypothetical protein (NECATOR_CHRII.G6438.T1) → MSPNIVGSKRHEARTVALAAALETVFIARRVIEIWQRYSKPMQLAFLDFEAAFDPPHRGRLLNALRAGGVAGKFVRLLEDMNQRTTAAIRTPVGYKSGH, encoded by the exons ATGTCAccaaatatagtcgggtcaaaacgacatgaagcacggacagtcgctttagcggctgcgctcgaaacg gtgttcattgccaggagagtgatcgaaatctggcagcggtattcgaagccaatgcaactagcgtttttggactttgaagccgcgttcgaccctcctcatcgaggccgtcttctcaacgcgctccgcgccggcGGAGTagcaggaaagttcgttcgcttgcttgaagacatgaatcaacgaacaactgctgcaattCGAACACCAGTCGGGTATAAAAGTGGTCATTGA
- a CDS encoding hypothetical protein (NECATOR_CHRII.G6437.T2) — protein MTTLLFLCRRVLFFSVLFSVFDFNKTSRLRLYRHPLQLANSGLQRGRRFLLKNSSPGSEPGRIPGEVDFWYKDSRSASKPGRTESQLSKQLRENHGSTIMETKAQHESSTNRLQTRCRHIRPFHEPHSRKACDNPLTDTVAALEELFGHNTSVFVRRHPYLITQRNEESLRDYTGLVNQRHDMAEFNDVTPEQMKCLVWICELVAPQDADVRVRTLRTMEKSSLAEGPCRRSSALCRHLSGSCTPRTIKSTARQRRGFAKKSNS, from the exons ATGACCACCCTGTTGTTTTTATGTCGACgtgttctgttcttttctgttctcttctccgtgttcgacttcaataaAACTTCTCGTCTTCGGCTGTACCGACATCCACTACAACTGGCGAACAGCGGACTACAACGAGGACGGCGATTTTTGCTGAAGAACTCCAGCCCCGGCTCAGAGCCTGGTCGAATTCCTGGTGAAGTCGATTTCTGGTACAAGGACTCTAGGTCGGCCTCCAAGCCCGGTCGAACCGAGAGTCAACTATCAAAACAGCTCCGCGAAAATCATGGAAGTACCATCATGGAAACCAAGGCACAGCA CGAAAGCTCGACTAATCGTCTCCAAACTCGATGCCGTCACATACGCCCGTTTCACGAACCACATTCAAGAAAAGCATGCGATAATCCCTTAACGGACACTGTGGCTGCTTTGGAGGAATTGTTCGGACATAATACGTCAGTATTCGTGAGACGTCACCCATACCTCATTACACAGCGAAATGAGGAAAGTCTCCGCGATTACACCGGATTGGTCAATCAGCGTCATGACATGGCTGAGTTCAATGATGTCACACCTGAGCAGATGAAATGCCTCGTATGGATATGCGAACTTGTCGCCCCGCAGGATGCCGATGTTCGCGTTCGTACCCTTCGCACGATGGAGAAGAGCTCCCTCGCTGAAGGACCTTGCCGCCGAAGTTCAGCACTTTGTCGACATTTGTCAGGAAGCTGTACTCCTCGAACAATCAAGTCTACCGCACGTCAACGCCGTGGATTTGCGAAAAAGTCGAATTCGTGA
- a CDS encoding hypothetical protein (NECATOR_CHRII.G6439.T1), which produces MEKGDEKGHSRMLADAVPRQDDVYEEWMASETWAFRKQEENAISVIERGIESDARSNQLYASEGRRPADRFVQGVRGVCRIQAGGDYWPKTEALVVKEDLRILSVDMQSKK; this is translated from the exons ATGGAGAAGGGGGATGAAAAAGGTCATTCACGAATGCTGGCCGACGCTGTacctagacaagacgatgtttatgagGAATGGATGG CCTCAGAAACGtgggcgtttcgcaagcaggaggaaaatgcgatcagcgtcatagaacgcggaATTGAAAGTGATGCTAGGAGCAACCAGCTTTACGCAAGTGAAGGAAG aagaccagcagatcgcTTTGTTCAAGGAGTTcgaggagtttgtcggattcAAGCTGGAGGAGACtactggccgaaaacggaagctctggtggtgaaagaggacctgaggattCTCAGCGTGGATATGCAAAGCAAGAAGTAA
- a CDS encoding hypothetical protein (NECATOR_CHRII.G6440.T1), whose protein sequence is MLIECTHWERTLDQQFLQSLLTATAQPPEEQRKRKMSTLELQLDYVLTRKISQSDIRKSRAVWNVAFDSDHRPVLLSFKIRFHKRNRGVPPQPKIDMAGLKDDECRTKFRQRVSIHVGVRTRKKFSDADSFTKCIQDAARETLPVLLPRKKFAFASAEAKSTYNSVCVAHSADFNQEKKRNLRRKLRRQLQQDRDNEWMSRAMEFEKAWEDRNPRKAYALLKQYSGKTKRCSPVPNTANGVAVGEATLPIWKENFKALLNRLAPSAPELEHRPTYAVNEEPPTESEVLACIQKTRNGKSDGDDRIGAEMLKYLPPSGISEMTKIIRSIWIDERIPDSWGHAIIIPLHKKLSVTDPRNYRGISLLCVMYKVLERIILDRLIKYREETTRDEQASFRPGRSTIDQLAFLDFEVAFDSPHRRRLLNAFRADGAPGKFVRLPDDMNQQATAAVRTPAGCTTPLEVVTAVRQGAVAGLFLFNFAIDDIMRRTVDQCLADIVLAPSGPLADFEYADDVVIFAESSTKLQHVVNLVSKLAAAYGLRLRPDKCKQMWISSRTRTEIRVDG, encoded by the exons atgttgatcgagtgtacgcattgggaacgtacacTCGATCAGCAGTTCTTGCAATCGCTCCTCACAGCTACCGCGCAGCcacctgaagagcagcgcaagcggaagatgagcaCTCTtgaacttcagctcgactacgttctgacgaggaaaATCTCTCAgtcggatatccgaaaatctagagctgtttggaaCGTTGccttcgactctgaccaccgtccagttcttctcagcttcaagatacggtttcacaagagaaaccgaggagttcctcctcaaccgaaaatcgacatggcaggtctgaaagacgatgaatgcagaacaaaattccgccaacgtgtgtctattcatgttggagtacggaccagaaagaagtttagcgatgcggattccttcacaaagtgcatccaggacgctgcaagggaaacgctcccggttctattgccgcggaagaagtttgcctttgcatctgcggaagcaaaatccacgtacaattctgtatgtgtcgcgcacAGCgctgacttcaaccaggaaaagaaaagaaatcttagaaggaagctgcgtcgtcaactgcaacaagaccgcgataacgagtggatgtccagagcgatggagtttgagaaggcgtgggaggacaggaacccgcggaaagcctatgctctactaaaacaatATAGCGGCAAaacgaaaagatgttctccagtccccaacactgccaatggagtagctgtcggtgaggcaacccttccaatttggaaggaaaacttcAAAGCcctgctgaaccggctagcaccctcagctcctgaactcgaacatagaccgacatatgcggttaacgaggagccaccgacggagtcggaggttctagcctgtattcaaaaaacgaggaatggaaaatctgatgGAGACGATAGGATtggcgcagaaatgctaaaatatcttcctccatCTGGGATtagtgagatgacaaagatcatccgttcaatatggatagacgaaaggatacctgactcgtggggacacgctatcataattcccctccacaagaagttatccgtcacggaccctaggaattatcgaggaatctctttgctgtgtgttatgtacaaggtattggagcgcattatcctggaccgacttattaaatatcgcgaagaaacaacgcgcgacgagcaagctagctttcgtcctggccgatctacgattgaccag ctagcgtttctggactttgaagtcgcgttcgactctcctcaccgacgccgtcttctcaacgcgttCCGCGCCGACGGAgcaccaggaaagttcgttcgcttgcctgatgacatgaatcaacaagcaactgctgcagttcgaacaccagccggatgtacaacaccgttggAAGTGGTAACTgcagtaagacaaggggcagtggcaggactcttcctgttcaatttcgccattgacgacattatgcgaagaacagtcgaccagtgtctcgccgacattgtcttagcaccgtCAGGCCCCTTGGCTGAtttcgagtacgccgacgatgttgttatattcgcggaaagcagtacgaaacttcaacatgttgtcaaccttgtatcaaagctggctgcagcctatggactacgtctacgccctgataaatgcaagcagatgtggatctcttcgagaacTCGAACggaaatcagggtggacggataA
- a CDS encoding hypothetical protein (NECATOR_CHRII.G6441.T1): MERLDCTERKLLRRLLGYFWPRVCHNEDLYAETDVVYRRMTRGRHQHLAPPSKMAKVNRFRFFRYVLRRPADRLVQRVLTSSSGSSWKKPPGQKRKFWTEAVKEDLRTLRVDRQFRRDVRFRGIWNSDEWIDSDGTPRRRCG, encoded by the coding sequence atggaaaggcttgattgcacggagcgaaagctgcttagacggctacttggctacttttggcctagggtatgccacaatgaagatctttacgcagaaactgatgtggtttaccggcggatgacacgtggaagacatcaacatcttgcaccgccatcgaaaatggctaaagtaaatcgttttcgcttctttcgttatgtattaaggagaccggcagatcgccttgttcaacgagttctgacgagttcgtcgggttcgagctggaagaaacCACCTGGccaaaaacggaagttctggactgaggcggtgaaagaggatctgaggacactccgcgtggataggcagttcaggcgagacgtaaggtttcgcggaatatggaatagcgacgaatggattgattcggacggcacacctcggcgaagatgtggGTAA
- a CDS encoding hypothetical protein (NECATOR_CHRII.G6442.T1) has protein sequence MQTFSSTDSINVKAGDMTIKGSSDELATEMQLREEKTCQTADESKREISIALKMWKETLEAENKKEDSGILRLPL, from the exons ATGCAAACTTTCAGCTCAACAGACTCAATAAATGTTAAGGCTGGTGACATGACAATCAAGGGAAGCAGCGACGAACTTGCAACAGAAATGCAACTGCGGGAAGAGAAG ACATGCCAGACTGCTGATGAAAGCAAACGAGAGATCAGTATTGCTttgaaaatgtggaaagaGACTTTGGAagcggaaaacaaaaaa GAAGATTCTGGGATTTTACGACTGCCATTATAA
- a CDS encoding hypothetical protein (NECATOR_CHRII.G6442.T2) has translation MQAGDMTIKGSSDELATEMQLREEKTCQTADESKREISIALKMWKETLEAENKKVCIPTELRDKGKNCKCKE, from the exons ATGCAG GCTGGTGACATGACAATCAAGGGAAGCAGCGACGAACTTGCAACAGAAATGCAACTGCGGGAAGAGAAG ACATGCCAGACTGCTGATGAAAGCAAACGAGAGATCAGTATTGCTttgaaaatgtggaaagaGACTTTGGAagcggaaaacaaaaaagtgtgtaTTCCAACGGAACTACGtgataaaggaaaaaactgCAAGTGCAAGGAATAA
- a CDS encoding hypothetical protein (NECATOR_CHRII.G6443.T2): protein MQTFSSTDSINVKAGDMTIKGSSDELATEMQLREEKTCQTADESKREISIALKMWKETLEAENKKAKRVAS, encoded by the exons ATGCAAACTTTCAGCTCAACAGACTCAATAAATGTTAAGGCTGGTGACATGACAATCAAGGGAAGCAGCGACGAACTTGCAACAGAAATGCAACTGCGGGAAGAGAAG ACATGCCAGACTGCTGATGAAAGCAAACGAGAGATCAGTATTGCTttgaaaatgtggaaagaGACTTTGGAagcggaaaacaaaaaa GCAAAACGCGTCGCGTCCTAG
- a CDS encoding hypothetical protein (NECATOR_CHRII.G6443.T1) — MQTFSSTDSINVKAGDMTIKGSSDELATEMQLREEKTCQTADESKREISIALKMWKETLEAENKKESNLQAFMEQPTQNRRRGRPRIYINDAELQRSRRHRETSQQRSTRWLANAEQQQRRRQNENDEQRSVRRSANAALQENRRKSEGVEQRFARQMASADRQQRRRQSENDNQRSARLLANLQRQQRRRQSENDDQC; from the exons ATGCAAACTTTCAGCTCAACAGACTCAATAAATGTTAAGGCTGGTGACATGACAATCAAGGGAAGCAGCGACGAACTTGCAACAGAAATGCAACTGCGGGAAGAGAAG ACATGCCAGACTGCTGATGAAAGCAAACGAGAGATCAGTATTGCTttgaaaatgtggaaagaGACTTTGGAagcggaaaacaaaaaa GAAAGCAATTTGCAAGCTTTCATGGAGCAACCAACGCAGAACCGACGACGAGGGCGACCTCGAATTTATATTAATGACGCTGAACTCCAAAGAAGTCGTCGCCACAGAGAGACTTCACAGCAGCGCAGCACCCGTTGGCTAGCAAACGCAGAGCAACAGCAACGAAGGCGACAGAACGAAAACGATGAGCAACGTTCGGTCAGACGCTCAGCTAATGCAGCGCTTCAGGAAAACAGACGCAAAAGCGAAGGCGTTGAACAACGTTTTGCTCGGCAGATGGCAAGTGCAGACCGTCAGCAGAGGCGACGCCAAAGTGAAAACGATAATCAGCGGTCTGCTAGACTACTGGCGAACTTACAACGTCAGCAAAGGAGACGTCAAAGTGAGAACGATGACCAGTGCTAG
- a CDS encoding hypothetical protein (NECATOR_CHRII.G6443.T3): protein MEQPTQNRRRGRPRIYINDAELQRSRRHRETSQQRSTRWLANAEQQQRRRQNENDEQRSVRRSANAALQENRRKSEGVEQRFARQMASADRQQRRRQSENDNQRSARLLANLQRQQRRRQSENDDQC from the coding sequence ATGGAGCAACCAACGCAGAACCGACGACGAGGGCGACCTCGAATTTATATTAATGACGCTGAACTCCAAAGAAGTCGTCGCCACAGAGAGACTTCACAGCAGCGCAGCACCCGTTGGCTAGCAAACGCAGAGCAACAGCAACGAAGGCGACAGAACGAAAACGATGAGCAACGTTCGGTCAGACGCTCAGCTAATGCAGCGCTTCAGGAAAACAGACGCAAAAGCGAAGGCGTTGAACAACGTTTTGCTCGGCAGATGGCAAGTGCAGACCGTCAGCAGAGGCGACGCCAAAGTGAAAACGATAATCAGCGGTCTGCTAGACTACTGGCGAACTTACAACGTCAGCAAAGGAGACGTCAAAGTGAGAACGATGACCAGTGCTAG
- a CDS encoding hypothetical protein (NECATOR_CHRII.G6444.T1), whose protein sequence is MASIGVQVDTISGRGPERGRSIVTEFTAKIRRERGFARGQYAIPTANELAVVYVGEENDVPASRSLAVHLRQAAGSTLMNISDIDKRCDLLTYPLLFPTGRGGRDPNLVDNDGARITQMKYYSHLFSVRQSFNPILHAGKLFQQFAVDAYVKIEQNRLNYKRTDQINLRSNSYRGLHDYLAGEDSHGPPGSSYLGVFTH, encoded by the exons ATGGCTTCGATAGGGGTTCAAGTTGAcacaatttctggaagagggccagaaagaggaagaagtaTTGTTACCGAATTCACGGCCAAAATTCG CAGAGAGCGGGGTTTCGCAAGAGGACAGTACGCTATTCCTACTGCGAACGAATTGGCAGTCGTATACGTGGGAGAAGAAAACGACGTCCCTGCAAGTAGGAGTCTTGCTGTCCATCTTCGACAGGCTGCAGGATCAACGTTGATGAACATCAGTGACATAGATAAACGTTGCGATCTTCTCACGTATCCACTCCTCTTTCCAACCGGTAGAGGTGGACGGGATCCGAACTTAGTTGATAATGACGGAGCTCGAATCACTCAAATGAAGTATTACTCCCACCTGTTCTCCGTTCGTCAGTCTTTCAATCCAATTCTGCATGCTGGTAAACTCTTTCAACAGTTTGCTGTTGACGCTTACGTCAAGATAGAGCAGAACAGACTAAATTACAAAAGGACGGATCAGATCAATCTTCGTTCTAATTCCTATAGAGGGTTACATGATTATTTGGCCGGTGAAGATAGCCATGGACCACCAGGAAGCAGTTATCTTGGCGTCTTCACACATTGA
- a CDS encoding hypothetical protein (NECATOR_CHRII.G6445.T1) encodes MNISDIDKRCDLLTYPLLFPTGRGGRDPNLVDNDGARITQMKYYSHLFSVRQSFNPILHAGKLFQQFAVDAYVKIEQNRLNYKRTDQINLRSNSYRGLHDYLAGEDSHGPPGSSYLGVFTH; translated from the coding sequence ATGAACATCAGTGACATAGATAAACGTTGCGATCTTCTCACGTATCCACTCCTCTTTCCAACCGGTAGAGGTGGACGGGATCCGAACTTAGTTGATAATGACGGAGCTCGAATCACTCAAATGAAGTATTACTCCCACCTGTTCTCCGTTCGTCAGTCTTTCAATCCAATTCTGCATGCTGGTAAACTCTTTCAACAGTTTGCTGTTGACGCTTACGTCAAGATAGAGCAGAACAGACTAAATTACAAAAGGACGGATCAGATCAATCTTCGTTCTAATTCCTATAGAGGGTTACATGATTATTTGGCCGGTGAAGATAGCCATGGACCACCAGGAAGCAGTTATCTTGGCGTCTTCACACATTGA
- a CDS encoding hypothetical protein (NECATOR_CHRII.G6446.T1) produces the protein MAIVARYGKPTYFLTITCNPQWQEFQENLYNGQAALDRPDLTARVLHGKLQELCDDLFKKHVLGDVEDYVYVIEFQKRGLPYCHMLSIMKERWKVRTVEGIRQGIILHEHRPILERTRRGGCFL, from the coding sequence ATGGCCATCGTAGCCCGATACGGGAAGCCTACATATTTCCTCACTATCACTTGCAATCCACAATGGCAAGAGTTTCAGGAAAACCTCTACAACGGGCAGGCTGCATTAGATAGACCTGATTTGACAGCAAGAGTTTTGCACGGGAAGTTGCAAGAATTGTGTGAtgatctcttcaaaaaacacGTACTTGGGGATGTGGAAGACTATGTCTACGTTATTGAGTTTCAAAAACGAGGGCTTCCTTACTGCCATATGCTCTCGATAATGAAGGAAAGATGGAAAGTACGGACAGTGGAAGGAATCAGACAGGGGATTATTTTGCACGAGCATCGCCCAATACTAGAAAGAACTAGACGAGGAGGTTGTTTTCTATAG
- a CDS encoding hypothetical protein (NECATOR_CHRII.G6447.T2), translated as MTALFDSHVHLSPHHLREDGHVIPEVLPSKIRHAVIPVRNRTSPGPDKIKPEQLKNLPPVLINTLARLFTRYLSECKVSKQWKTSKTVLLYKKGDPHDIGNCCPICLLSVIHKLFTRVILNRIGKVLDEGQPCEQAGFRKGFSTIDHIHTVSRLIEVSREHKMPLCLTFIDLKNAFDSVETEAVVEALDNQGVPTQYIKVLRELYTTLENAARKLEWDYMGVKVDGQQLHHLRFADDIVLITPSISQAERMLTEFDETCGCIGLQLNLDKTMFMRNGWISDAPFTPNGTNISECTSYVYLGRELNMMNDLTPELGRSLGCIQEHRGCSEDDQEHPASCSLLQHHRTCCFDLCFGNLGISQTGRKRGDHHCTRN; from the exons atgactgccctcttcgacagccatgtccacttgtctcctcaccatctgagggaagacggacatgtcattccagaagtTCTCCCGTCCAAAATACGACATGCTGTCATAccagtaagaaatcgtacctcacccggtcccgacaaaataaaaccagaacaactgaagaacctcccgccagtactcatcaacaccctggcgaggctctttacacgttatttgtcggaatgcaaggtttctaaacagtggaagaccagcaagaccgtgttgttgtataaaaagggagatccacatgacatcggcaactgttgtccaatctgcttactgtctgtcatccacaagctctttacaagagtgatccttaataggattggaaaagtcttggatgaaggacagccatgcgagcaagcagggtttcgaaaaggattcagcacgatcgaccatattcacactgtttcgagactcatcgaggtatcacgagagcacaagatgccgctctgtctcaccttcatcgacttgaagaacgcctttgactcagttgagacggaagcggtcgtggaagccttggacaaccaaggcgtccctactcagtacataaaggtacttcgagagttgtaca ccaccctcgagaacgcagcgcgaaagttggaatgggactacatgggagtgaaggttgatggtcagCAGCTTCatcatttgcgctttgctgatgacatcgttctgataacacctagcatcagccaagcggaacgaatgctgaccgaattcgacgaaacatgcggatgcatcggtcttcagctgaatctagacaagacgatgttcatgcggaacggatggatctcggatgccccattcacgcccaatggaacgaacatatccgaatgcaccagctacgtttatctgggtcgagaattgaacatgatgaacgacctgacccccgagctgggcaggagctTGGGGTgcatacaagagcatcgaggatgtagtgaagatgaccaggaacacccggcttcgtgctcacttcttcaacaccaccgtacttgctgctttgacctatgcttcggaaacctgggcatttctcaaacaggaagaaaacgcggtgatcATCATTgtacgcgcaattga
- a CDS encoding hypothetical protein (NECATOR_CHRII.G6447.T1), giving the protein MTALFDSHVHLSPHHLREDGHVIPEVLPSKIRHAVIPVRNRTSPGPDKIKPEQLKNLPPVLINTLARLFTRYLSECKVSKQWKTSKTVLLYKKGDPHDIGNCCPICLLSVIHKLFTRVILNRIGKVLDEGQPCEQAGFRKGFSTIDHIHTVSRLIEVSREHKMPLCLTFIDLKNAFDSVETEAVVEALDNQGVPTQYIKVLRELYSNFTTGISHFYENIIIDVKRGSDKVIQFRPKYSQPPSRTQRESWNGTTWE; this is encoded by the coding sequence atgactgccctcttcgacagccatgtccacttgtctcctcaccatctgagggaagacggacatgtcattccagaagtTCTCCCGTCCAAAATACGACATGCTGTCATAccagtaagaaatcgtacctcacccggtcccgacaaaataaaaccagaacaactgaagaacctcccgccagtactcatcaacaccctggcgaggctctttacacgttatttgtcggaatgcaaggtttctaaacagtggaagaccagcaagaccgtgttgttgtataaaaagggagatccacatgacatcggcaactgttgtccaatctgcttactgtctgtcatccacaagctctttacaagagtgatccttaataggattggaaaagtcttggatgaaggacagccatgcgagcaagcagggtttcgaaaaggattcagcacgatcgaccatattcacactgtttcgagactcatcgaggtatcacgagagcacaagatgccgctctgtctcaccttcatcgacttgaagaacgcctttgactcagttgagacggaagcggtcgtggaagccttggacaaccaaggcgtccctactcagtacataaaggtacttcgagagttgtacagtaacttcacgaccggaatttcgcatTTCTAcgagaacatcatcattgacgtaaagagggggtccgacaaggtgatacaatttcgcccaaaatattcacagccaccctcgagaacgcagcgcgaaagttggaatgggactacatgggagtga
- a CDS encoding hypothetical protein (NECATOR_CHRII.G6448.T1) — protein MDNIDEKYDRLVGHLHDCVKKAESFKTTKRRLSLETLELIRQRRAARAAGNQELTSKLARLCRESIKEDLKERRAEVLAEAAEAGKSIRYAS, from the coding sequence atggacaacatcgacgagaaatatgaccggctcgttggacaccttcacgactgcgtgaagaaggctgagagttttaaaaccaccaagaggcgcctgtctcttgaaactcttgagctgatacgccagcgtagagcagcacgagccgcagggaaccaagaactcacgtccaagctcgcaaggctttgcagagagtcgataaaggaagaccttaaagagagaagagcagaagtgctggctgaagctgcagaggcggggaaaagcatccgttATGCCAGTTGA
- a CDS encoding hypothetical protein (NECATOR_CHRII.G6449.T1), with translation MAVCTYNALTLASEAAIQGLMMQAKKIKYDVIGLTETRRRHPLNAVYETGEELFLGTCDSRGVGGVGVLVNTSMAKNIDSFEQLTTGIGRLRMRRCGPTPALAIFVPYVPTSSYEEEEVEAFYMDLEKFYREDHAFYKVIIGDFNAKVGPRRTPEELHIGTHGLQWNDQRERLSEFIMTTKTIHGNSQFQKPSSLR, from the coding sequence atggcggtctgtacttataacgcacttacgcttgcatcggaagcggccatccaAGGTCTGATGATGCaggccaagaagatcaagtacgacgtcatcggactgaccgagacgagacgacgtcaccctctcaacgccgtatatgaaactggagaagaactgttcttaggaacatgcgacagtagaggtgttggtggagttggcgtcctcgtcaacacgagtatggcaaagaacatcgactcttttgaacaacttacgaccggaatcggacgtctgcggatgagaagatgtggcccaacaccagctttggcTATCTTCGTCCCTTAcgttccaacatcaagctacgaagaagaagaagtcgaagctttctatatggacctggagaagttctaccgagaagaccatgccttctacaaggtcataattggcgatttcaacgccaaggttggcccaagaagaacgcctgaagaacttcacatcgggacccacggcctacaatggaatgaccagagggagaggctctccgagttcatcatgacgactaagaccatccatgggaactcgcaattccagaagccctcctctctacgctag